TTTTCCGTTAGGAAACTCCATACCGATGAATTCTGCATTTGGTGCACCTTCTCCAAGAATACCGTGTTCAAATGAGAACTCACTCACTTTTTTCATTGTATTTGGTAATGCATCGCTGTCTGCAAACTCTACAGCTTCACTTGCATCGTAAAACATTTTTGTAGAGTTCAATTGACTTTTATATCCTGCCAGATCTGTACCCGATGCTTCAGCCATAAAAGTTAACGCTTTCGTATCACCTTTTTTCATAAGAGCCATAACTTCAAACCATGCACCTGTTAAAGCTTTTGCTAACTTTGGATTATCTTTTAATGTTTCAGAGTTTACAACTAGCATATCGATGATTTCACCCGGAATTTTGCTTGAATCAAATACAAGGTTTGCATCTTTTTTGCTCATAATCTCACTTAACTGAGGATTCCAAGTCACTAATGATGTTACATCTGCAGATGAATAAGCTGCAACGATATCTGCATCAGATGTATTTACAACTTTAACATCACGCTCACTCATTCCAATACTCTCTAAACCACGTGCTAAAAGGTAATGAGAAACAGAAAGTTCAACAAGGTTTACATTTTGACCTTTAATGTCAGCTAAACTCTTTTTCCCTTTAAGGATGATTCCGTCATTTCCATTTGAAAAGTCACCCATAATTACTGCTGTCGAATCAACTCCTCCTGCAGCTGGAATAGTTAAAGCATCCATATTTGTCATAAGACAACCGTCAAATTTTCCGTTAGTATATTGATTGATTGATTCTATATAATCGTTTACTTGTACAAGTTCAATTTCGATACCGTATTTTTTAGCCCATTTGTCAACAATGCCTTTTTGCTGAGCATAATCCCATGGCATCCAACCGACATAAATAGTCCACGAAACTGTAAACTTGTTCTTTACTTCTGCCATAAGCGATGATGCACCTAGCCCCATTACAAGTGTTGCGGCAACTAATAGTTTTGATGTAGATTTAAAGAAAGGCTTCATTAGAGACTCCTGAATAAATTTAAATTAAACACGGCAAGAGGTTTCAAACCTCCCGGGCTTTTATCCCTCCGTGTAACTTCTATTATTCGAGAAGCCGATAACTCTCGGACCAGTCACAAAGTAATTTGCCGGAACCCTAGTCATCTGTTGTTTGGTTAAGGTCTTTCAACCTCATGTCATGTTTTCTACAGATAATTGTACCAGAAACGGTTCATTCGTGCACCAGCAATATGATTAAATTTTAATCAATTATAAAAAATATTGAAAATTTATTTTTTGATGATTTTTGAGAGTAGTAAAGCCCTCTTATAGAAAGAGGGCTTATGAGATATTTGCTTTAAAGGAGAAGCTTTCTCGGACTGAGAAAGCCTAGAAATTGAAATTTGATTAGAAATTGTAAGTTAAATACGCTTGGAACGAAGTTAGATCTTCCATATCTCCAGTTGAAGTTCCACCTTTATAACCGAACATATCATGAATAAGTGCAAAAGTTGTGTCTAATGGACCAAAAGATTTACTAGCAGTAAAAGCAATTTCATCTACACTATCGTTAGTACCGAAAGTAATCCCTTTAGGCTTGATATCACAAGTATAGTAACCTAAGAAAAGATCAATGTCTGCTACCGTTGTTTCTGCAGAAATAGCGATAGTATCAGCACCTGTTTGACTTACAGTACCATACCACCACCACATTTCAGTATACAGTTGAGATTGAGCACCTGATGATTGTCCACGAGTTGCAAGGTTAGATACACCAAATGTTCCTTCGTTATCTACAGAAGAATAAGCAACTTTAACAGTACCTAAATCTTTCATTGAATAACCAAGCATTAAACCGTATGCAGAGTCATTTTTAGAACCTGAAGCTTCAGGGTTAATATTTACATATTGAGCACCAGCAAGGATACCGTCCATTTCTAGATCAGCTTGTAACCAGTATGCTTCAGCAAGATGTGTAACATTATAGTACCATGCTTTTGCCGTTAAAGGAGCAAAAGAGTTATTGATAATACCTGCTGCATAAGCACCATCAGTACCGAATGTATAGAACTTTCCATCTACAGATGTAACATTACCGATATTGTTAGCAATGTTATCGTCATCACCCGTACCGTTTGAATTACCAATCCATGCACCGATCACTTGAGTATTTGGAATATCTTCGTTGATAACTACCGCACCTTCAAAAGTATTTGTAGTGATATTCCATGTTTCTGTAAATGCAAGTGGCGTATCGATTGCTTGACGTCCTAATTTTACAGTTGTTTTACCTAGTGTAGCTGCAATCCATGCTTCTGAGAAGAAAGCTGCATTATCTACCTTAGCACCATAAGAACTACCATTAGCAGTTGCAGTATGAGCACCTGACCATACATTGCTCACAAGATTGTTTTCTAAACCAAGTGTAGAAACTCCCTGAAATTCTACACCTGCAGAGATACCTGTAGTAAGATCTGCTGTAGCACCAAGAGTTACACCAAGATCAGCATAACTTGCATCTTTATCAAACATCTTTTGATTTGGTGCATTTTTTACAGTTGTAGCATCAGAACCATAGAAAAGGCTTGCACTACCATTAACGTTGATATTATCTATAGCATATAAATTTGCTCCTAAAATTAATGCTGCCGCTAAACTTATTTTATTTACTTTCATCTTGTCTCCTCGACTCATAAAAAATTTTTAAAACACTGCAAGAGATTTTTAGTCTCCCGGGCTTTTATCCCTCCGTGTAACCTTATTTAATTAAGGTCGATAACTCTCGGTCCAGTCACAAAAATTTGTCGGAACCCTAGTAATCTATTAATTTATAAAGCTAAAAAAATATAATAACCTTATATCTCAAGTCATGTTTTGTAATTAGCATGATATAGTATATAGATAGTTAATCATTCATAAAAATGATTAAATTTTAA
This sequence is a window from Sulfurimonas sp. C5. Protein-coding genes within it:
- a CDS encoding putative urea ABC transporter substrate-binding protein, with the translated sequence MKPFFKSTSKLLVAATLVMGLGASSLMAEVKNKFTVSWTIYVGWMPWDYAQQKGIVDKWAKKYGIEIELVQVNDYIESINQYTNGKFDGCLMTNMDALTIPAAGGVDSTAVIMGDFSNGNDGIILKGKKSLADIKGQNVNLVELSVSHYLLARGLESIGMSERDVKVVNTSDADIVAAYSSADVTSLVTWNPQLSEIMSKKDANLVFDSSKIPGEIIDMLVVNSETLKDNPKLAKALTGAWFEVMALMKKGDTKALTFMAEASGTDLAGYKSQLNSTKMFYDASEAVEFADSDALPNTMKKVSEFSFEHGILGEGAPNAEFIGMEFPNGKTFGDPSNIKLRFTDTYVKMAAEGKL